Proteins from a single region of Punica granatum isolate Tunisia-2019 chromosome 8, ASM765513v2, whole genome shotgun sequence:
- the LOC116189296 gene encoding uncharacterized protein LOC116189296, with translation MDSSEFRLRKELQGQLPPPLGVCKDSCTIKKPRPPIIIYTTSPKIIHVKPEEFRSLVQRLTGPSKNSARKSRPIEPSNQYCHEDRCGALPHDENDLATGETGQSIDTTGTVPMDPASHNVFSSLSSNTDSVGFLDDFGQEFQGNKGFIDGSFGSTSISSHATFPGQAYMDIFNSFFDL, from the coding sequence ATGGATTCGTCGGAATTTAGACTGAGAAAAGAGCTCCAAGGCCAACTCCCGCCGCCTCTGGGAGTTTGTAAAGACTCGTGCACAATCAAGAAACCACGCCCACCGATCATCATTTACACAACGTCTCCGAAGATAATCCATGTGAAACCTGAGGAGTTTAGGTCGCTGGTCCAACGCCTTACTGGCCCATCCAAGAATTCTGCCCGAAAGTCCCGTCCCATTGAACCTTCCAATCAATATTGTCATGAAGATCGCTGTGGAGCATTGCCACATGATGAGAACGATCTTGCGACCGGAGAAACAGGCCAAAGTATAGATACTACGGGCACAGTGCCGATGGACCCAGCGTCCCATAATGTCTTCTCGAGTCTCTCGTCTAATACAGATTCCGTTGGGTTTTTGGATGACTTTGGCCAAGAATTTCAAGGCAACAAGGGTTTCATTGATGGGAGCTTCGGGTCGACCTCTATCTCATCTCATGCGACTTTTCCTGGTCAAGCTTATATGGACATTTTCAACAGTTTCTTTGACTTGTGA